From the Anas platyrhynchos isolate ZD024472 breed Pekin duck chromosome 27, IASCAAS_PekinDuck_T2T, whole genome shotgun sequence genome, one window contains:
- the LOC101802982 gene encoding polymeric immunoglobulin receptor-like, translating into MEVLLLFVALLQEPVSSTLYGPWFLTGTVGGSVTHQCFYSITPSNKHDRKYWCKRASNGVCYTIVSTTGYVSKGHVGRVSLEDIPQNGTFMVTMTELESSDTGTYRCGIGSTNRDLYVSLNLTVSEDLGAPKLAELLHGELRGSVTVPCPPGDTRNGTKRFWCKVGSAGCALIADTHGYVAKRYEGRIFITPQDSSGAFKVLINDLRKEDTGLYRCGTGRLGSQDSLQDVALQVTTASSPPRSPKFLSGTVGGSLSVRCHHDPQGSYETKYLCRWKAASCSLLLDLDGFVHESYKGRIRIASSDQEKGTYTVVMGPLREDDAGWYWCGARSGHTEHTSAVKLLIQKGTCTSQNPETYTLGNPILPSSLAAYSTPTQRSTAGTRNTAGTTYTVGTTYTTGTKYTAGTTGTTGTQLPTAPPSTSVTSRSSIYHKSSSGESHLLPVVLSALLLLIFITIAILVLAKIKLQKETGQERSTLRHAEAVLVQAGLNPAKKQMEETGSPAEANGCKTDSSKCRIIYAILGRFRRTSLCGSCEEKNTFQHN; encoded by the exons AGCCGGTCTCGAGTACCTTGTACGGGCCCTGGTTTCTGACAGGCACAGTTGGCGGGTCGGTCACCCACCAGTGCTTCTACTCAATCACACCCAGCAACAAGCACGACAGAAAATACTGGTGTAAAAGAGCAAGCAACGGAGTTTGCTACACCATCGTTTCCACAACCGGCTACGTCTCCAAAGGCCACGTGGGCCGGGTGTCCCTCGAGGACATCCCCCAGAATGGCACCTTCATGGTGACAATGACGGAGCTGGAGAGCAGCGACACGGGGACGTACCGCTGCGGCATCGGCAGCACCAACAGGGACCTCTACGTCAGCCTGAACCTGACGGTTTCAGAAG ACCTGGGTGCTCCAAAGCTGGCCGAGCTGCTCCACGGGGAGCTCCGTGGCTCCGTCACCGTCCCCTGTCCTCCTGGGGACACCCGCAATGGCACGAAGAGGTTCTGGTGCAAAGTGGGGAGCGCCGGCTGCGCTCTCATCGCCGACACCCATGGCTATGTGGCGAAGAGATACGAGGGACGAATCTTTATCACCCCTCAGGACAGCTCTGGAGCATTCAAAGTGCTGATAAAtgatttaagaaaggaagatACGGGGCTGTACAGGTGTGGGACAGGCAGGCTGGGCAGCCAGGACAGcctgcaggatgtggccctgCAGGTGACCACAG cctcctccccgCCCAGGAGCCCGAAGTTCCTGAGCGGCACGGTGGGAGGCTCGCTGTCGGTGAGGTGCCACCACGACCCCCAGGGCAGCTACGAGACGAAGTACCTGTGCAGGTGGAAGGCAgccagctgctccctgctgctggatcTGGACGGCTTCGTGCACGAGTCCTACAAAGGGCGCATACGGATCGCCAGCAGCGACCAGGAGAAGGGGACGTACACCGTGGTGATGGGACCCCTGAGAGAGGACGACGCAGGGTGGTACTGGTGTGGGGCCAGAAGCGGGCACACGGAGCACACGTCCGCTGTGAAGCTGCTCATCCAGAAGG GAACCTGCACTTCACAAAACCCGGAAACATACACTCTTGGGAACCCCATTTTGCCATCCAGCCTGGCAGCCTACAGCACGCCAACACAGAGGAGCACTGCGGGCACCAGAAACACTGCAGGCACCACGTACACTGTGGGCACCACGTATACCACAGGCACCAAGTACACTGCAGGCACCACGGGCACCACGGGCACCCAGCTGCCCACTGCCCCCCCCAGCACTTCGGTGACCTCCCGCAGCAGCATCTATCACAAGAG CTCATCGGGTGAATCACACCTGCTCCCAGTTGTGCTGTCGGCTCTGCTTTTGCTGATTTTCATCACTATCGCTATTCTCGTCCTTGCCAAAATAAAGCTTCAAAAGGAGACTG gACAAGAAAGAAGCACCCTGCGACATGCAGAAGCTGTGCTGGTTCAGGCTGGTCTAAACCCCGCAAAAAAGCAAATGGAGGAAACCGGGAGCCCAGCTGAAGCGAACGGATGCAAGACAGACTCGAGCAAATGTCG GATAATCTATGCTATCCTTGGAAGGTTCAGGAGGACCAGCTTATGC GGATCCTGTGAGGAAAAGAACACTTTTCAGCACAATTGA
- the PIGR gene encoding polymeric immunoglobulin receptor encodes MTSLPFIFLLCFLSAEAARSKYPPKAAISSPVFGPRQVYGLIDGSVTVKCFYPPTKVNRHDRKYWCRESSRNCLTVVSSNGYTSPSYRGRASISDYPEQGVMVVNISQLVLSDRGTYQCGVGLNGRGLSYKVSLDISEGPNVPEEAELFYVELHGSVTMTCSFGADTVSMRKYLCKMEKNVCNNIIDTHGKIDEDFTGRALLSNEDTDGAFSVMITQVNWEDAGLYVCGVGSYGEYGETKELDLHVYEGSNVPQGKSTVTGVKGGSVTIECHYDPAKNYSLKYLCKWRKNGCSRIIENTGFVFDTYEGRVAMFDNPQNGTFSVVLNQLRDNDKGYYWCMTNDERERKSSKELKVVEGEPGLKGKEDVLAEAGSRVDLTCSYPCKYYSYEKYWCKWSSDGCSPLSASDQSQPGVDVSCDTANKTLVLTFDSVTSADQGWYWCGVKRNGHYGETLAVYLQVAGGDAEKVAELSPELLNLDTLRNAVAPSDAVAPSNAAAPSNAVAPGDAAAPSNAAAPSNAAAPSNAVAPGDAAAPSNAEAPSNAAAPSNAVAPSSADRGVVPQGRAFSDAGVQNAAASESSEQSSGSNALTVALASSGAAVVVLGAAFAVFKYRQLKRSDLVSVGSYRTNISMSDFESVKEYGANDNTCMKASQETQLGGDEFITTTASVESTAETKKAKRSSKEDADLAYSTYLLTSNAIAQGCAPGDSAAPAAAPPAWDGQV; translated from the exons ATGACTTCACTGCCGTTCATCTtcctgctctgcttcctctCAGCTGAAGCTGCAAGAAGCAAATATCCTCCCAAAGCAGCAA TCTCAAGCCCCGTGTTCGGACCACGGCAGGTGTATGGCCTGATCGATGGGTCGGTTACGGTGAAGTGCTTCTACCCGCCCACCAAGGTGAACAGGCACGACAGAAAATACTGGTGCAGGGAATCGTCCCGGAACTGCCTGACCGTCGTCTCCTCCAACGGCTACACGTCCCCGAGCTACCGCGGCAGAGCCTCCATCAGCGACTACCCGGAGCAGGGCGTCATGGTGGTGAACATCTCGCAGCTGGTGCTGTCAGACAGAGGCACCTACCAGTGCGGGGTCGGCCTCAATGGCAGAGGGCTCTCCTACAAAGTCAGCCTGGACATTTCTGAAG GTCCAAACGTCCCCGAGGAGGCCGAGCTCTTCTACGTGGAGCTGCACGGCTCCGTAACCATGACCTGCAGCTTTGGGGCGGACACCGTCAGCATGAGGAAATACTTGTGCAAGATGGAGAAGAACGTCTGCAACAACATCATCGACACGCATGGGAAGATCGATGAGGACTTCACAGGGAGAGCCCTGCTGAGCAATGAGGACACCGACGGCGCATTCAGCGTCATGATAACCCAGGTGAACTGGGAAGACGCAGGCTTGTACGTGTGCGGGGTTGGCTCCTACGGGGAGTACGGAGAAACGAAGGAGCTGGATTTGCATGTCTACGAGG GGTCAAACGTTCCTCAAGGAAAGAGCACAGTAACCGGAGTCAAAGGAGGTTCAGTAACCATTGAATGTCACTACGATCCCGCGAAAAATTACTCGCTCAAGTACTTGTGCAAGTGGAGAAAGAATGGGTGTTCTCGGATCATAGAAAACACCGGCTTCGTGTTTGACACTTACGAAGGAAGAGTGGCCATGTTCGACAACCCGCAGAACGGCACATTCAGCGTCGTCTTGAACCAGCTGCGGGACAACGACAAAGGCTATTACTGGTGCATGACGAACGATGAAAGGGAGAGGAAGTCATCGAAGGAGCTGAAGGTCGTAGAAG GAGAGCCTGGATTAAAGGGGAAGGAGGACGTGCTGGCAGAAGCGGGCTCACGGGTCGATTTAACGTGCTCTTACCCGTGCAAGTACTACTCCTACGAGAAGTACTGGTGCAAGTGGAGCAGCGACGGCTGCTCCCCCTTGTCTGCCTCTGACCAAAGCCAGCCAGGGGTGGACGTCAGCTGTGACACCGCCAACAAGACACTCGTCCTAACCTTCGACTCGGTGACCAGCGCGGACCAAGGGTGGTACTGGTGCGGGGTGAAGCGCAACGGCCACTACGGGGAAACGCTGGCGGTGTACCTGCAGGTGGCTGGAG GGGATGCAGAGAAAGTTGCCGAACTCAGCCCAGAGCTCCTGAATTTGGACACTCTCAGAAATGCTGTGGCTCCCAGCGATGCTGTGGCTCCCAGTAATGCCGCAGCTCCCAGCAATGCCGTGGCTCCTGGTGATGCCGCAGCTCCCAGCaatgctgcagctcccagcaatgctgcagctcccagcaatGCCGTGGCTCCCGGTgatgctgcagctcccagcaatGCTGAAGCTCCCAGCaatgctgcagctcccagcaatGCCGTGGCGCCCAGCAGTGCCGACCGTGGCGTTGTTCCCCAGGGGAGAGCCTTCAGCGATGCTGGGGTGCAAAACGCAGCTGCCTCCGAAAG CTCTGAACAAAGTTCTGGCTCCAATGCCCTTACTGTAGCCCTGGCCTCCTCTGGCGCAGCAGTCGTCGTCCTCGGTGCAGCTTTTGCTGTGTTTAAATACCGGCAGCTCAAGAGATCAG ACCTGGTGTCCGTGGGGAGCTACAGAACCAACATCAGCATGTCGGACTTCGAGAGCGTGAAGGAGTACGGGGCAAACGATAACACCTGCATGAAAGCGAGCCAGGAGACTCAGCTGGGAGGGGACG AATTCATCACCACCACTGCCAGCGTTGAGAGCACAGCTGagacaaagaaggcaaaaagg AGCTCCAAGGAGGACGCCGACCTCGCCTACTCCACCTACCTCCTCACCTCCAACGCCATCgcccagggctgtgcccctGGGGACAGCGCGGCTCCGGCTGCGGCCCCCCCGGCCTGGGACGGGCAGGTCTGA
- the LOC101801622 gene encoding interleukin-20, protein MKGSHLLLCLYSVTCWLSLMPAAENKIFHFGPCRISMSVTEIRSGFTAIKANIQARDPIRTLSILSHPQSLHKVKSSDRCCIIHNLFNFYMDKVFKHCQTEDSYINRKISSIANSFLSIKRKLEQCHNQNKCLCGQESTEKFKQILANYEGLNITSAAIKSLGELDILLDWMEKSR, encoded by the exons ATGAAGGGCTCCCACTTGCTCCTCTGCCTCTACTCCGTGACTTGCTGGTTGAGTCTGATGCCGGCAGCCGAGAACAAAATCTTCCACTTTGGACCCTGCAGGATTTCAATGAGTGTCACCGAGATCAGGTCTGGCTTCACTGCAATTAAAGCAAACATC CAAGCCCGAGACCCCATCAGGACCCTGAGCATCCTGTCGCACCCGCAGTCTCTGCACAAGGTCAAG TCTTCAGATCGATGCTGCATCATCCATAACCTCTTCAACTTCTACATGGACAAAGTCTTCAAGCACTGCCAGACCGAGGACTCATACATCAACCGGAAAATCAGCAGCATAGCCAACTCCTTCCTCAGCATCAAGAGGAAACTGGAGCAGTGT catAATCAAAACAAGTGCTTGTGTGGGCAGGAATCCACTGAGAAATTTAAGCAAATACTCGCGAACTACGAAGGG CTGAATATCACATCTGCAGCAATTAAATCCCTGGGCGAGCTGGACATCCTTCTGGACTGGATGGAGAAATCTCGTTAA
- the IL10 gene encoding interleukin-10 precursor, protein MRTCCVALLLLLAASTQPARCLLTDPSCLHLSDLLPAKLKELRMKFEEIKDYFQSQDDELSIQLLSSDLLEEFKGNFGCQSVLEMMRFYMEEVLPSALRSSEHHQQSVGDLGNLLLSLKAMMRRCHRFLTCEKRSKTIKQIKETFEKMNENGIYKAMGEFDIFINYIEEYLLMKRRK, encoded by the exons ATGAGAACCTGCTgcgtggcactgctgctgctcctggcggccagcacccagcctgcCAGGTGCTTGCTCACCGACCCCAGCTGCCTCCACTTGTCTGACCTCCTACCAGCgaagctgaaggagctgaggatgaaGTTCGAGGAGATTAAAGACTACTTT CAATCCCAAGACGATGAACTTAGCATTCAGCTGCTCAGCTCCGATCTGCTGGAGGAATTTAAG GGGAACTTCGGCTGCCAGTCGGTGCTGGAGATGATGCGGTTCTACATGGAGGAGGTCCTGCCCAGCGCCCTCAGGAGCAGCGAGCACCACCAGCAGAGTGTGGGcgacctgggcaacctgctgctgAGCCTGAAGGCGATGATGAGGCGCTGT CACAGGTTCCTCACGTGCGAGAAGAGGAGCAAAACCATAAAGCAGATTAAGGAGACGTTTGAAAAG ATGAACGAGAACGGCATCTACAAGGCGATGGGGGAGTTTGACATTTTCATCAACTACATTGAAGAATACTTGctgatgaagaggaggaagtgA